Genomic window (Streptomyces sp. LX-29):
GGCGAACGCACCTGGGGCGCCCACCCGTACTTCGTGTCGGTCGAACACACCGCCCGGGCCCGCGAGATCATGGGCCCGGACGCCTTCCTCGGCGTCGAGCAGGCCGTGGTCCTGGACACCGACCGCGCGCGGGCCCGCGAACTGGCCACCGCGCACGTCGCCGCGTACGTCTCCTCGGCACCCCACCAGGAGGCGAACGTGCGTCGCCTCGGCTTCGGCGACGACGACATCATCGGCGGCCCGAGCAGACGGCTGGTCGACGCCATCACCGCCTACGGAGACATCGACGCGGTGCGTGAACGCGTCCGGCACCATCTCGACGCCGGCGCCGACCACGTCTGCCTGCAGGTGCTGACCGCCGACCCGGCGGCGCTGCCGATGCCGCAGTGGCGGGAGCTGGCCCCGGCGCTGCTTCCGCGCGGCTGACGGTGACCTACCGGACGCCCCCTAGTCTAGGGGGTGTCCGGTGGGTCGCCATGGGAAGTGTGCGCTGGTACCCGGAGGACACCTGAGGTTCCGAAGCGCACGGCCGCCTCGACCGGCCAGGTCGGTGACGCCCCGTCGGCCACTCATTCGCCCGCGGAACGGGGCCCCGCGTGCACCGCCTCAAGGACCAGCCCGAGCAGTCGGCCGAGCTGGGCGACGTCCTCGACGCGCACCGTGGCCAGCGCGACCCCCACCACCAGTTGGATGAGGTCACCGGGGCCAGATCTGTGCGCCGTGGCCGCCGCCATGTCGCCCGACATCGGGGGGCCGGTGCCCACATGGACGTGCACGGGGGCGGCGCACCGGGCGGTGGCCAGCGCCGCGAGCTGCTTGGACGGCGAACCGGAGACGAGCCGGCGGGCGCCGGCCTACCCGAGCGGGTTCACCTGTGCCCCCGTCGCGCGCACCAGCCGGGAGACGCCGCTGCGGAAGGGGCGCCGGGGCCGCTTCCCCGGAGTTCCGTCGGCGGGGCAGTCGGCCCTCGCCGTAGAGGAGGACGATGCTGCGCTCGGCGAGCGCCGCGACCGCGCCGTCCGGGGCCTCGGCCGCCCGCTGACTGCCGCGGTGCACGGGGATGTGCCCCTCCCGGTGCAGGGCGCGACCGAGCGCCGGGACACGCCACATCCCCGCGGTGGCCAGCACCACCGGCCGCACGCCGAGCCGGTGGAGCGCGGCAAGCACGATCGCCGGATCCGCCAAGGAGGTGTGGTTCGCGACGATGATGCTGCCCGGGGGCGAACTCCCGCGCGGGCTTGGTGGTGACGGTCAGCCGACCGAAGGCCGGCACGACCCGCGTGGCGATGTTGCTGAGCATGAATGGTCCTCGGGCTCTCGTGCGAGCGCGGTCGCGCTGCCCTGGGACCTGACGTCTTCGCAGGTGAGAGCCGTCCTCCTGGCCGATGGTGCACTCAGTAGGATCTGCCCCCGTGACAGAGATCGATTACGGACGTTTCCATGAGCGGCTGGAGCAGGCGCGCGGCGCCTCGGTGTCGGGCGCGGCGGTCGCCGGCGGGCGATGGGAGCTGCTGCGCGCCTTCCAGGAGGAGTGGGGGTACCGGCCCACCGACGGGAACCGCTGGGAGCCGGAGATGCCGGACGCCCACAAGGCGTACGTCAGCGCTCTGAAGACCGCCGCCGAGGATTCGGCGGCCACCGGGTCGGAGGACGTGGACCGCTCGCTCGCGATACCCGCCGCGCTGGACGAGTGGTGGGACCTGCCGTTCAACTCCTTCGCGGACCGGCCGGAGGTCTACGAGACCAACCCGGTCTGGCCGCCCACCGTCCGCCCCGACCCCACTGGCTACGGCGTCTCCGGCGGACTGCCCGACGGCAACCCGTTCACCGGTCCGGGGGAGGACCTGCGCGTCTGCGTGTTCATGGCCGAGAACCAGTACTGCAACGAGTGGGGCTACCCCGCGGCCCACGCCCATCTCGCCGACCCGCAGGTGCTCGTCTCCGGGGTGGACGAGGAGGGCAAGCCGGCGTGGGTGCCCCAAAGCCACTCGATCTCCGAGTTCCTCCTCCAACTGGCCGTCACCCGGCTGCCCGCCGATTTCGGCTCGATCGTCGAGGAAACCGAGGTCGCACCGGAGGTGGTGGATCGACTGCGGTCGGCGCTGCGCCCGATGGGCTTCCTCCCCTGGCTCGAACTCGGCGCCCATACCGAGTACTTCGGCGGTCTCGACGTCATCGTCGCGCACAACACCGGCTACGGCGACTTCGAACTGGCCGCATACGGACGCACCGAGCGGGCGCTGGAGCGCCTCGCCGACACGCTCGGTCTCGACTGGTCCGAGGAGTACTGAGCCGCCCGCGGCGCCCGCGGCCGGCTGTCGCCGAAAGGCACGGGCCGGGACCGGCCGCACGCACGGCCCGGGTGCGGGGCCGCCGGCCGCGGGCGCCGCGAGGCCGGGCGCGTCCGGGTGGGAAAGACCGGGTGCCCCGGCGCGGCCGGGCTCTCTACACTCACCGTGCGCGCCGCCACGAAATCGCGGCACGCCGACGGCAGTTGGCGCAGGACGCGTCGAGGGGGTCAACCGTGCGAGGCCGCACCGCCGTCGTCGTCCCCTGCTCGCGGTACGACGTGACCCAGATCGCCAACCTCATGCTCGACGACCTCGACATCGGCAACCGTCGGCTGACCATCGCCGCACGTGTCCGCCCGCTCGACGACCTCACCCTGAAGCTACTGCTGGACTGGCTGGAGCACCGGCGAAACCGGTGGCCGAACACCGCGAACCTCCACCTACTGATCAACAACCAGACCGCCACGAAGACCAGCCGCGCCAGCAACCACTGGATCAGCGCCGCGATGCGCGGGCAGGACGCGACGCTGGAACGGCTCCGCGTCGACCGCCAACTCGAAGAGGCCCTGACCCACGGGCCCGATCCGCTCCACCTCGCCGAGGTGTTCGGGCTCGACGAGAAGACCGCGATGCGCTACGCGGACTCCGCACGGGCGCTGCTGCACCAGGCCGCTGAACAGCCACTTCAGTGAAGTCTGCTTGACCAGTCCACGCCTTCGCTGAGGATGAGCACGCCAGGCAGAGTCAGCATCCGGGACCGATCGGCGGGGACGATGTCAGGGCGAGGGCAGCGTTCCGCAGCTGGGCCGCCCACGTCTGCTGGTCAAGCCCCAACGTGTACTCGATGCAGCAATCGCATTGCGGGATCAGCGCCACGAACGATTGCTCCGCCGCGGTCTCGACCTCCGTCTCCCCCCACTCGTCCGTCACCAGGTCAGCGGGAGTTATCTCTCCATCGATGAGTCTCGCCGCCATCCGGCGCAGAGCGTGGCGCCGTGCCAGGCCCCGATCCGGCAACCCGATCCCGGACTCGGCAAGTGCTTGCTCGAACGCGTCGCGAATCTCGCGGGCATCCGCATTGCAAGGCCAACCGGCGAGCTCGCACAATGTCGGGGTGTCCAGTCCGGCTGCGAGCGCCTCGGCAGCGATCATCGGCAGATCCTCCGGGCGTATCTCATCCGCCTGATAACGGCACGCCACCTCACCCAGAGATGTGAGCCCACTCTGCATAGAGGTTTCCGGTTCTGGTGTCGTTCCTTCTGCTCTCATGACTCCTACGGTGTCAGCACGTTTCCAGGGAAGGCACCCAGGGGCGGGCCCGCTCGGCACCCACCCCGCGTGTTCGGCTGAAGCCGGGGGCCGAACCCACGAGAACACGACCGCCCATCCTCGAGTTCCCGCGAAAAGACCTTCAGTTTCCGCGAACTCGCGGGCCTCGACGGCCTCGGGGAACAACGAAACAGAGATGGCGCTCGATTTTGCGAGGGTGAGGGGGCTTTCGAAGGCGTCGTCGGCTTCGGACGCCGCGCTCCAGGACCGGCCGCGGGCGGCCGATAGCCGCTCCGCTGGGCAAGGTGCTCGCACACCCCGCCGTACTGGGGAAACGCGGCACCCGTCTCCCTCTCCAGCGGGGGCGGCCGGCGCGAATCCCGCTACCGCGGCCTCGCCAAGACCAGTCTCCAACGCCAGCTCTCGGGAGCAGCGATCAACCTCGCCCGCATCGACGCCCACCTGACCGGCACACCGCCAGCCCGCACCCGGACCAGCCACTTCGCTGATCGCCGACGCCGTCGCGAAGGGCGATCCCCCGTCCGGCACGGACGTGCCTCGCCTCGCCCACGCCGTCAAGATCACCACTGGCGGCTCCCTGCTGCGGTAGGCACGCACCGACGACGGTGATCCCGCCGCCCCCCCCTGTGCCATGACGACCTCGACCACCTGCTTGGGAGGACCCCATGACCTTCACCGCCCCCGTCTTCATCAGCACCGGTCGCGATGGCTACCTCGCCCGCCTCGACGACGACATCGAATGGTTGACCTCGCGCGGCGAGCGGGCCGGCGGCATGAGCTTCTTCCGGTTCCTCGACTCGGACATCCAGGCGATTGCATCGCTCCGCATGACGCACCAGCTCGGGGCACAGGTCACACGATGCGGATACCCAGCAGCGCAAGCGTGCCGGTACCGGGGAGCGCCCGTGCCCAGATCAGAAAGGTCAGGCAGCCGATGGCCGTGATCATCACAGCCGCGGAGGGCCAATTCATGTCGGGGTCGAACCTGATCATCCCTATTCCTTACGGTCTTTGGCCGATACACGGGCCCGGGCGTGGATCACCGCGTTCGGGTTCGGTGCCCGCAGTCCTCCAGCGAGTTGAACGCCTGGTGGACAGAGGCACAGCGCAGAGGGGCGACGAGGGTGAATTCGTTGGGCGGGCCGAGCATCGCGACGCCCATGTCATCAGCGGACGCGTCGCTGCCGCTGGGCGCGCGGGGTGGACCTGGCTCGCACCCGAGATGACCTTGTCGTAGCTGAAGGGTCCTGTGCCCCCACCGCGCTTGATGCCTGAGCATCGACGTGGTCTCCGTGAGGAGAGTGCCGGCCTTACCCGGGCCCGCGCAGGTTCGAACAAGCATCCCTCATGCAGGCTCCACCTGAGAGGACCTCGGTAGACCAGCAGCGCGCCGTCGGCCTGTCGCCACACCACTGACCAGGGCACTGGGACCCTGAGGTCCCGAAGCGGGGACTGCGCGGCTGTGGCTGAGCGCTTCGGTGGGCTCGAAACCGACCGAAGCGCTCAGGCACGTCTGCCCTGGGAGGCTTGCCGCCTTGCTCAGCCGTGCTCGGGCTCCACCGGGAGCCACAGTTCGGCGTCGGCCTCGGTCTTGTCCGGCGACAGGCGGGTGCGCAGGATCTCAGGTCCGGTGCGGCTGCGATACGGGTTCGACGGGAACCATTCGGTGAACACGTCGCGCCACAGGTCCTGGATGGCCTGCGGCACCGGGCCGGAGGTGGTGAAGACCGCCCAGGCGCCGGCCGGGACTGCCAAGGTGGTCATCCCCTCGGGGACCGCCGCGGAGGTGATCACGCCGTGGTAGTAGTCGAGTTCGGTGCCTTCGGCGCGGCTGGGGTCCAGGTCGTCGCAGACCGCGACGATGCCGTGCGGCTCCTGGTCCGACAGCTTCTCCAGGCGCTCCAGGACCCGCGGGTCGATCCCGCGGACGAAGTCCATGATCGCCTGGTTCGGCCCGGCATGCACCAGGGGTACCCGGGCCCTGAGGCCGACGACGGTGAAGTCCGCCTTGTCCACAACGCGGTATCGCATACTGCTGCTCCCTTCGATGGTGAGGCGGAAGGCCATCCGGGACTGGGAGCTGAGCGCGGCGCCGGTACGCCGGGCCTGGCCCGGTCCGATGCCGTGCATGGCGCGGAACGCCCGCGCGAACGCCTCGCCGGAGCCGTAGCCATAGCGCACCGCGATCTCCAGCAGCGTCTCGCGCCCCGCGAGTACCTCAGCGCCCGCGAGGGTGAGCCGACGCCGCCGGATGTACTCCGACAGCGGTATGCCCGCGAGCGCGGAGAACATCCGGCGCAGGTGGTACTCCGAGGTGGCCGCGATGCGAGCCAGCTCACCCACCTCGATGTCCTGGTCGAGATGGCGCTCGATGTGCTCCATGGCCCGGTTCAGCCGCTCCAGCATGTCCCGTCTCCTTCCTCTTGACGATCACCACGCTAGGCAGCGTCCACCATGCCCGACCCGACATCCTGTGCCCGATCCAGTCGGGTGCGCCCGGCAGCCCAGCAGGTCGAGCGGCCACCATGCACGGCCCAGGCCGCCTTACCTTAGGCGCGGAGGGCGTCGGCGCCCTGGGGAGTCACCGGCTCTCGGTCGAGGGCCTGCTGCTGCTCGTGGTCGCTCAAGGCGGGCTCCTGGCGGTGTAGCGGTCGGGTCCGCGACAGCACCGGACGCTTCCGGCCGCTGCCCTTGGCCCCCGCACGAGGCTGCGGTGGCTGTCCGAAGCCTCAAAAGGGGCCATCCGAAGGCCAGTTCACGCGCGCCCGCACTCGCGGCTGTGCCCGTTTCCGGAGGAGACGGTGCGGCGGGCGAAGCTCTCAGCCGCTCCTGCAGTGGACTGACCACGAAGCTACACAGGGCGGCAGATGGGAAGTGCCGCCCGCTGTCTCTGATCACACGTCGGGGCAGCGGGCGGACTGCACCCAGTGCGAGCCGGTGATGAACAAGATCCGTACCCCTCGGCTGGGTCTGGGGCGGGCCCGCCGCACTCCCGCCAGATGGGCGCGCGGTTTGCGGCTCGTGCTCAGACCAAGGTGGAGATGCAGAACGGGTGGCCGGCGGGGTCTAGCAGGACCCGCCACCGGTCGGGGTCCGGCTGGAATTCGGGCTTGACGGCACCCAGGGCGAGGAGCCGGGCTTGGGCAGCATCCAAGTCATCGACACCTATTTCGATGTGGGCCTGCTTTTCCTGGGAAGGGTCCGGCCAGGTGGGACGGCGGTAGTCGGCCAACCGGTTGAATCCCAGTCCGGCCGCGCCCTCCTGGCCGAGCAGGACAAAGTGGTCGGTGGAGAAGGCGGTGGGCAGGCCGAGGACCTCGCCGTAGAAGCGGGCCAGTTCAGCGGGGTCCGGGCAGTCGAAGGTGACGGCCGAGTAGCGGAATGTGGGTGCGGAGGTGTTGACCGTGTTCATGGAGAGGACGCTACGGCGGGACCAGGACAGATTCGGTCCTGGTCCTGTGGAACACTTCAACATGTGATCAGCGCATCCGCCCGCCTGCTGAAATTGCTCTCCTTGCTGGTCGCCCGACCGTTGTGGACCTGCGCTGAGCTGGCCGACCGGATGACGGTCACCGAGCGCACGGTGCGGCGGGACATCGCCAAGCTCCGGGAACTCGGCTACGCCGTCGAGTCCGAGCCTGGGCCATGGGGTGGTTATCGCCTCCGTGCCGGATCACGGGTGCCGCCGCTGATCCTCGATGACGAAGAAGCACTCGCCGTGGCTGTCGGGCTGCGCGAGGCGGCGCTGAGCGGAGCTCTCGGCGGCGATCAAGCCGCACTGTCGGCGCTGCTGAAACTGCGGCAGGTTCTGCCGCAGCGGATCGCGGACCGGCTGGGGGAGATGGACGCCGCTTTCGTACACACCCCCAGACCCGACGAGCCGCAGATCACGCCCGGCATGCTGCTGGAACTGGCCGCCGCATGCCGCCAGGGCGAGCGCGCCCGCCTGTCGTACCGCGACTGGGAAGGAAGAACCACGATCCGGGATGTCGACCCGTACCGCCTCGTCCACACCGGACGCCGGTGGTACTTCGTCGCCCGGGACGTGGCGCAGGGCCAATGGCGGACCTTTCGGGCCGACAGGGTCGACCGACTACAGCCGACCGGGCTCGCGGTGGAACTCATCGACCCGCCCGACCCGGCGCTGCTCGTCTCCCGCTCCGTCGCGACCGGCCCCTACCCGCTCTCTGCGACCATCCGCCTCCCGGTGTCCATGAACCAAGCACTGCGGCTGATCCCATCGACTGTCGGTACCCACCGTCCCGAAGGCCCCGACGCCACGATCGTCGACGTCGGCGGTCCCGACGCAGACGGGCTCGCCAGGTACCTCCTCAGCCTTGCCACACCCCTGCGAGTCCTGTCCCCGGAGGCTGTACGGCAAGCCCTGCTGCGCCGTACCCAGGAACTCTTCGAGGACAACGCGAATGGTCAACCCCGGTAGCGACGCTGCGTGAGCACGAGCTCCGAGCCGACAGGGCGAGAACAACGAGTTACTGATCGAAGAAACGCTGGGGGCTGTGGTGCCCCGAGCTCGCGGACTGTGACATACCGGTGGCCGCGACCATGGACCGGGTGGACCAGTGGGCGTTCTTCGGTGTCTCCTCAAGTGTCTTGACGATCAGCCGCTCGACATCCGCGTCGGGGTCTTCCGCGGGACGCCGGGCCGTGGTTCGTCACACAGGCCGTCCAGCCGGCGCTCAAGGAAGCGTCGACGCCAGGTGCGGACCGTGTCGGCCGTGATCCGAAACCGCCGAGCGACCTCCGCGATCGCATGACCGTCCGTGCACTCCAACACAATCCGTTACAGCCGCTCTCTCGCGGCCGCGGCCAGCATCCCGCCGGCCTCCTCATACGCCTCAGCGAACCGCAGACCCCACGCCGGGCCGTGCAGCAGCGCGAGATTGGTCGAGCAGTGCGCCACATCGAGATCCGCCGGGCCCCAGGAGGTCGCTGCCCAGTCGACGACGCCGGTGATCCGGTCATCTGCCGACCCTGGGGGTGGCACGTCGAACAGCACGTTGCCGGGTTGGAAGTCCCGGTGCAGGAAAGGCCTTTCATAGGGCGGCGCGGGCTTGCGGATCACGTCGATCGCCGCAGCCCATACCGCCGCGTCGGCGCCCTGTGGAGTCACGACGGTGTCGGCGGTCGTCAACGCCACATACTCTCTGGGCCGCTCGGCGGGTCGCAACGCATGGATTGCCACGAGTTGTCGGGCCAGCAGAGGAACGCGTGCTTCCAATCCCTCATCCTCGAAGACCGCCCGGCCTCCCAGATGCGTCATCAGGAGCGACGGATACTCGCAATGCGCGGCGGTAGGATCAACCGCGACCAGTACAGGAGCCGGCACGCTGGTCCCCGCGAGCAGGGTCAGGGCGCCGGCCTCCCTCTTCAGCCAGTCCTCGGCGTGCCCCACGTAGAACGGGTCGACGAAACTCCGCAGCACCAGGTGACGGGATCTCCCGTCCCGCGTGCCGATGGTCAACCTCCGCATTTCGGCAGTGATGCCGCCATGCAGCGCCTCGGTTCTGACGATCCGTTCGCCGATCTCGAGGTGCTGGCTCACCCAAGCCAGTGTCAACGGTCGGACAACCGCCACCTCATCGTGGTTGGTCATCGTGCCACCTCATCATCCGGACGGCGGCACGCGCCACCCATCGCGCACCCAACTGCCACCACTGGAGATCGCGCACGACGCCGATGCCCTCTTCTACCTCGACCTCGCCGTGCCCAGCGCCTGGCACCTTCTGGTAGACGCCCTGGACGGCAGCGACGAGGCCACCTGGTGGCTCCTTGCCGACGACCGACGGTCCTGGGCGGCCGCCGAGTGCGTCCCCGGCCAGACCGAATACGCGATCGATCAGTACGGACCACGCCGGCTGTGAAATGCAGTCCAGGCCACGTATGAGACATGAGCCTGTCAGAGCCAAATGGCACCCTGGGTGCGTGCTGATCGATGGATACGAGAACGATCCGCTCGTCGCAGCGGAGGAACTGCTGGCCCTGCCGGGGTTCTGGGCTGCCTACGTGCTGTGGATGTGCCAGACCGAGGAGACCGAACCGGATCCACTGTGGTTCGGTGCTGACGAGGCCGACACGGACGCAGCCTATGAAACCCTGACCGCCGAGGAGCGCTGGCCGGTCTTCCGTATCCCGTTCAGCGACGGCCACAGCGTGGTCATCGTGGGCCGCAACTTCGCCGAGGACCTGGGGACGGAGTACTTCGTCTCCCACCCCGAGTGAGATCGGCACGGCTACCTGGCCACCATCGACGGGCACCAAGCCGGCCCCGGCCTGTCCTGGAGGGAGCTCACGCACATCGCCCTCACACCCGACACCGAAGCTCCCGGGATCCACGCACCCCACGTCCGCCTGCTGCTCCTGCTTCCGACTCTCGGCGACAGGAACCTGCCTACCGACGCGGCCACGCTGATCGGCGACGCGCTGATCCAGGTGGGCATCGCTGAAGACAGGGCGCCCGTACTGGCAGATGCGCTTCTGCGCGACCACCCCCTGTGGGAGCCGGCTGAATGGGCCCTGCCCTCCCCCTCCCCGCTCTCTGGCACCCAGCAACACTTTCCCGGCATCCTGCACTGCGAAGAGCCCAGCAGCCCGCGATGCGGGATTCGCCTGGCCCAAGGAATCACCCGCGAACAGAGCGACCGGCTGGCCCGAGCGCTCGGCACCTGGCCCACGCCATGACCACGCGCTCCGAGCCGACCAGAACACATGACAGCCAGAAGCAAGCACCGGCGCGTTTACAGAACGCAGCGTCACCGACGGACTGTTCTCAACGGTGACCAACAAACACTGCTGACTCTCGGTTCTGGCACAGCCGGATACGGCCTGGGGGCGCCGCAGGCCGCTCTCGGGCACCCGGCACTATCTGCCCTCGTTC
Coding sequences:
- a CDS encoding helix-turn-helix domain-containing protein, which codes for MLECTDGHAIAEVARRFRITADTVRTWRRRFLERRLDGLCDEPRPGVPRKTPTRMSSG
- a CDS encoding AraC family transcriptional regulator, whose amino-acid sequence is MLERLNRAMEHIERHLDQDIEVGELARIAATSEYHLRRMFSALAGIPLSEYIRRRRLTLAGAEVLAGRETLLEIAVRYGYGSGEAFARAFRAMHGIGPGQARRTGAALSSQSRMAFRLTIEGSSSMRYRVVDKADFTVVGLRARVPLVHAGPNQAIMDFVRGIDPRVLERLEKLSDQEPHGIVAVCDDLDPSRAEGTELDYYHGVITSAAVPEGMTTLAVPAGAWAVFTTSGPVPQAIQDLWRDVFTEWFPSNPYRSRTGPEILRTRLSPDKTEADAELWLPVEPEHG
- a CDS encoding YafY family protein; this translates as MISASARLLKLLSLLVARPLWTCAELADRMTVTERTVRRDIAKLRELGYAVESEPGPWGGYRLRAGSRVPPLILDDEEALAVAVGLREAALSGALGGDQAALSALLKLRQVLPQRIADRLGEMDAAFVHTPRPDEPQITPGMLLELAAACRQGERARLSYRDWEGRTTIRDVDPYRLVHTGRRWYFVARDVAQGQWRTFRADRVDRLQPTGLAVELIDPPDPALLVSRSVATGPYPLSATIRLPVSMNQALRLIPSTVGTHRPEGPDATIVDVGGPDADGLARYLLSLATPLRVLSPEAVRQALLRRTQELFEDNANGQPR
- a CDS encoding VOC family protein, with the protein product MNTVNTSAPTFRYSAVTFDCPDPAELARFYGEVLGLPTAFSTDHFVLLGQEGAAGLGFNRLADYRRPTWPDPSQEKQAHIEIGVDDLDAAQARLLALGAVKPEFQPDPDRWRVLLDPAGHPFCISTLV